One Meleagris gallopavo isolate NT-WF06-2002-E0010 breed Aviagen turkey brand Nicholas breeding stock unplaced genomic scaffold, Turkey_5.1 ChrUn_random_7180001863194, whole genome shotgun sequence genomic window, GGTCCTGGTGCTCCCAtcgcctgctgctgctccagggaTGCACTGAGCCCAGGGCCTTGGaggagctgctcagagctggcaCACCCCAGAGCTCAAATCTCTCCTAGAacccttctgttctttttgggGATGCCAGGAttcaggagttggactcggtGGTCCTTACGGGCCCCTTTTGGCTCGGGGTGTTTATGATCCCATAATACCAACTCCGTGGTGGCTCAGGCTGCAGTGTGGGTTCCCCCTTCGCGGGGAGGGTTTGGGGTGCTCACCTTCCACCGTCGGCCTCCGTAACGCTCCccccttccccacctccctgccGGGTAAAGGGAAGATCACCCGGACCTCATCCAGAACGCCAAGAAATCTGACGTCCCCGAAAAACCCAAGACCCCCCAGCAGCTGTGGTACAACCACGAGAAGAAGATCTACCTGAAAGTGCGTCCAGATGTGAGTACGGTGGGGGGGTGcgtgtgagtgtgagtgtgagtgctGGGGTGCTGCACCCCGCTgctgggggagaggagggggaacGAGAGAAGCGCTGTAGGGAGGACGGGTTGCGAGGAAGGAGCTCCCAGCAGTCTGGACAGAGGTAAGGAGGGCTCTGCACACCTAGGAGAGGCTCAGGGGGTACAGACCCCCCCGTTTTTGGCTGTAGGGGTGACCACGGCCTTTCACATGAGTCAGGGAGGCAGAGATTCCCAGCACAGACATCCACCTCCGGCCATGCCCCACACTCGCACGCACTCCATTCCCCAGCCGTGAGCTCGGCTCGTGGCCCCCCTGGCTCCTGCCAGGGCTCAGGGTACGCcctgctatatttttttttcccctccttttttttggATTTTACCCCTCTGCCCTCACCTCTGGCTTTGGGTTTTCAGGCCACCACGAAGGAGGTGAAAGAGTCGCTGGGCAAGCAGTGGTCTCAACTCTCCGATAAAAAGAGGCTGAAATGGATTCATAAGGCCCTGGAACAGCGGAAGGAGTACGAGGTAGGGAGCAGCCTCGCCCCGTCCCCTCCATACTGCCCCTGCAATCACTCTGCCCGGCCCAGCAGCCGCCCCAGTAGCCAGGTGGGGTTCAGCCAGGTCCCTAGTGAGAGCCCTGCGTCCTCCAGTGCTGTTTGGAGAAGTGCCCTGGGGAGATGGTTAGGGCAATGGTCGGCTTCTcgttcctcctcctctggcCCCAGCCTGGCGGGGACCGCAGTGCTCTGCTGACTGCTCTCCATCCTCACAGGAGATCATGCGTGACTACATCCAGAAGCACCCCGAGCTGAACCTCAGCGAGGAGGGCATCACCCGCTCCACACTCACCAAGGCTGAGCGGCAGCTCAAGGATAAATTCGACGGGCGACCCACCAAACCGCCTCCGTGAGTGCTGCTCTCAGAGTGGGGCTCTGTGCGGTgggagggaggcagcaggagctctgcCTGCCTTTGGGCCCCACTTTTGGGGGCTGCTTGTGGCGCTGATGGTCACGGAGTCGCAGCctggttgggttggaggggatcTTAAAGCcccccctgccgtgggctgctTGCCTGCACCACGTCAAACTTCCCGGGGCCCATCCGTGGCATTGGGCACCACCAGGTCTGCAttgtaagctccctttaagGAGCTGTAGGGTTCACAGAGGAGACCCTCTGTGTCTCAGCAGGGTTTAAGGCAGTGCCGTGTGGGTACAGTCCAGCCGCATCAGCCCACGCTTTCCTTACCTGGCTCAGCACTTCCCTTACGCAGCCCAGAGGGTCTGCAGGCACCCCTCCAGTGCCACGGTCCCTCATGCCACCCCCCTGCATCCCTTGCAGGAATAGCTACTCCCTGTACTGTGCAGAGCTGATGGCCAACATGAAAGACGTGCCCAGCACGGAGCGGATGGTGCTGTGCAGCCAGCAGTGGAAGCTGCTCTCCCAGAAGGAGAAGGACGCGTACCACAAAAAGTGTGACCAGGTGAGTGCTGGCGGGGTGGGGGCACACGGGGTCCTTGCTCACCTCCCCTGTGCTCTGTTTGCCTGTGTGGGGCAGCACGTGGTGCTTGCGGAGGGTGCTTTTGCTGTAGGCTGGGTCGGCAGCAGTGGGGTGGGAGGATCCCTGGGTAACCCCGCATCTCCCTTTCccaccagaaaaagaaagactaCGAGATCGAGCTGCTCCGCTTCCTGGAGGTGAGTGGCATCCCTGGCTGCTGTGCCCAGCTGCCTTGTGCTCGAATGCAAGCATGGGGAGGAAGCTGACACTGCATGGGGAAGGGGGGGCTGCGAGTGCAGCGCTGCCAGCCTCTTGCTTCCTTCCCTCAGTCAGAATGAGGGTGTGTGCGTGTGAGTGGGAAGCTGCCCTGGGGCCCCCCGGCACCACGTTTGTCCCTGACGGATGTGACGTGGCCACAGTGAGGGCACAGGGCGGAAAACCCATCCGGAAGCACGCGCCGCTCTGCCCTGCAGGGCTGAGAGGAAGCAGATGAGACAGTGGGGGTGGGCGGAGATGGGGCTGGAGAGGAGGAACGGTGCCCTGTGAGGGGCTGGTGGGGTGTGGGGACCCCGGCTTGGCTGGCTTctgggctcagcacagctcccgCTCCGTGAGCCGTGGGCTCTGCAGCCAGCCGAGAGCTTTGCTTCCTGCTCAGCAGCCCGCAGTTGTGTTAATGCCTCGTTAGCATCGggcctgcagctctctgagcccgtctgtgtctgtgtgcagaGCCTGCCCgaggaggagcagcagcggGTGCTGGGCGAGGAGAAAATGTTGGGCGGCAGTCGGAAAGGGGCGACGAGTCCCGCATCCAAAAAGTCCTCGCCGGAGACCGGCAAGGTGAGGGGGTGGCAGGAGGAGGGTGGGCGCACGCTGGGGACGCGGGACGGGGCTGCTGGCGCCCATCGTGTGCTCCCTCACCCACACCTGTGTGTGCCCCCAGGCCAGCTCCGAGAAGCCCAAGCGGCCCATCTCAGCCATGTTCATCTTCTCGGAGGAGAAAcggaagcagctgcaggaggagcgGCCGGAGCTGTCGGAGAGCGAGCTGACACGGCTGCTGGCACGCATGTGGAACGACCTCTCCGAGAAGAAGAAGGTGGGCAACGTCCCCAGCCCATCGCCCCACCCCATCTCACGCGGCCCAGCTCTCAGTGCACCACCCGTCCCTGCGGGGGGCTTCGCTCATCTTGGGCGGCACGGCAGGGCTGACCCTGGCAGCATCACAGCTGCACCCGTCGCAACCCTCCGGGTCAGCCCCAGCCTCGGCTCAAAGGCTGGAAGGTGGCAGGGAGCCCTGGGACACCCGTGTGTGGTGGGGGGCTGCAGCACGTTGGGTGAAGGGCGTCCCAGCCCCTCCTGGTGCTCAGCGGGGGGGTCGGTGCCCCCTCTCATCCCTCATCTGCCCCTTCCCAGGCCAAGTACAAGGCACGGGAGGCAGCCATGAAGGCGCAGTCGGAGAAGAAGCACGGCTCTGATAAGGAGGAACGCGGGAAGCTGCCCGAGTCCCCAAAAACAGCAGAGGAGATTTGGCAGCAGAGCGTCATCGGGGACTACCTGGCACGTTTTAAGGTGGGGAGAGGAGCTGGGGGGTCGGGGGTTGGTGACGGGGCCCACGTGTCCTGGCTGAGACTGATGACGTGCTGGGTCTGTGCTGCAGAACGACCGGGGGAAGGCACTGAAGGCCATGGAGGCCACTTGGAACAACatggagaagaaggagaagcTGATGTGGATCAAGAAGGCGGCGGAGGATCAGAAGCGATACGAGGTGCGTCCCTGCCCCCTCCCCACACCCTGCCCTGGTGCTGCCCACGTCCCCTGACCGctctctcctgctgctcagaGGGAGCTGAGCGAGATGAGGGCTCCCCCGTGCTCCACCAACTCTGCCAAGAAAGTGAAGTTCCAGGGAGAGCCAAAGAAACCCCCCATGTGAGTACCGGGGAGCCTGGGTGAGCTGCGTGGGGCACGAGGAGCATCGTTCGGGCCGTGCTGGGCTGAGAAAGCTGCGCTTTGGATGCGGGGGGTGAACCTCCCCCTCTAAGACGCACTGCCTGAGCTCAGCTCCCTGCCCCCTCCTGCAGGAACGGTTACCAGAAGTTTTCCCAGGAGCTGCTGTCCAACGGGGAGCTGAACCACCTCCCTCTGAAGGAGCGGATGGTGGAGATCGGCAGCCGCTGGCAGCGCATCTCGCAGGGCCAGGAAGGGACCCACTATAAGAAGCTGGCggaggagcagcagaagcagtaCAAGGTGCACCTCGACATCTGGCTCAAGGTGAGCGCTGGGAGGAGGCAGAGCTCCCGGCTGCATCCCGAGATGCTCGCTGTGCCCGTGGGACGTGGGGGCTGTCGAGTGGCTTAATAACAAACGTGTGCCTGGGAATGGGGAACTGCGTGCTGGAGCTGTGAGGTCTGAGCTCCCCCTCTGTCTCCGCAGAGCCTCTCGCCCCAGGAGCGGGCTGCCTACAAGGAACACACCTCCAACGTGAGTGTCCTCCTGTGGGGTGAGGTTGGGGGTCCTGAGCCGGGCGGGAGCCTCGTCTGCAGCGCCGCTTTTGGGGGCTTTGCTTCGCAGCCCCGTGGGTTTGCTCAGCGCTGGGTTCATGCGTTGCTCAGAGagcttctcctccttccctccccgtGCAGAAACGCAAGAGCATAGGGAAGATCCGGGGCCCCAACCCCAAGATGAAGCCAACGATGCAGTCCAAGTCGGTGAGTTCAGCACTGCGCCGTTCCTGGGCTGGGGGCACCTTTGGGCGGGGATCTCAGGGCGATGCTGGTGTTTCCTGCAGCCTTCCCATCCCTTGGGACAGCAAAACGAGGGCTGTTCCCAAACCTGTGCCCAAAAACCCGCTTGGGGTCAGCGGGACCCCGCTGTCATCTGTGGCAGCACCGAGGGCCTTTTGGGGGACGTTGGTGGAGCCGTCtcatctcctgctgctttgcGGCTGGAGGAAGCCGATGGCTGGTGGCCAAGGACAGCTGCCCCCCACCAACACACCACCAactccccccttccccccccaacCAGGAGTCAGAGGACGACGACGATGATGAAGAGGACGAGGACGATGATGATGAAGACGAAGACGACGACGACGACAACGGGGACTCG contains:
- the UBTF gene encoding nucleolar transcription factor 1, which encodes MNGDAECPADLEMTAPKNQDRWSQEDMLTLLECMKNNLPSNDGSKFKTTESHLDWEKVAFKDFSGEMCKMKWMEISNEVRKFRTLTELIMDAEEHVKNPYKGKKLKKHPDFPKKPLTPYFRFFMEKRAKYAKLHPEMSNLDLTKILSKKYKELPEKKKMKYIQDFQREKQEFERNLARFREDHPDLIQNAKKSDVPEKPKTPQQLWYNHEKKIYLKVRPDATTKEVKESLGKQWSQLSDKKRLKWIHKALEQRKEYEEIMRDYIQKHPELNLSEEGITRSTLTKAERQLKDKFDGRPTKPPPNSYSLYCAELMANMKDVPSTERMVLCSQQWKLLSQKEKDAYHKKCDQKKKDYEIELLRFLESLPEEEQQRVLGEEKMLGGSRKGATSPASKKSSPETGKASSEKPKRPISAMFIFSEEKRKQLQEERPELSESELTRLLARMWNDLSEKKKAKYKAREAAMKAQSEKKHGSDKEERGKLPESPKTAEEIWQQSVIGDYLARFKNDRGKALKAMEATWNNMEKKEKLMWIKKAAEDQKRYERELSEMRAPPCSTNSAKKVKFQGEPKKPPMNGYQKFSQELLSNGELNHLPLKERMVEIGSRWQRISQGQEGTHYKKLAEEQQKQYKVHLDIWLKSLSPQERAAYKEHTSNKRKSIGKIRGPNPKMKPTMQSKSESEDDDDDEEDEDDDDEDEDDDDDNGDSSEEGGDSSESSSEEESEDGDEVSWGGRTSWGGPISQP